The genome window ATAactcaggtcaaatataatatgttttaatcattattttatgtatgtttcgtaaagtttgtttcgaaccgagtggagtcaaagtATGGTTTATTTTTCTCCAttttttcgaaagctctaattaatccctttcgattacatgtgcatatcCCGTTATGTTTTCTATGTCTGAGTTTGGTCACATATAATatgttatgattgttcgatatgaatttgatttactttacttTTGATCAAATCTCAATGCTTTtacaggttacattgagttcaaccGGATACATTGAAATATGCGTTTTCATATGGtcaatgcatcatataacgtttggactaatacATTCagtgtttacgatgtacccgcgccgcaacgcgggcgggtcttaaccctagttaACTAAGTTTGGTGTTAATatccaaaggtgttacaaaattgaaaccatgaaacctaaacctgttaaaaaaaaaattagtactCAAATATGAAACTAGCTATAAACCACATGTTCCAtatgtgtaattaactcttatttcCATACTATAAATTAACAACATATATTGGCTTCATGTTGTTGTACCCTTTGTTTAGGGGgtatttcaaaaaaaataatatttttcacTTATAACTCAAAACATTTCATCTTTACAATTTAACCCATTTggttttttttctacttttaacacaaagctttttatcttttgcaatttaaccccaacacttttttactttcaactttagccCCCATATCTTTTGCAAGTTTTTTGTTTTGCGTTCGTTCAAAATTTTGCGAGTAAACACGCCgtaacgtgcgtgtggggttcaaagtttttttgtctattttttcccgtttgacaagttcgtcgcaacgcgcaggtcctagatcgacttagttatttttctaTCTTTTACGTTTTAGCCTAAATTTTTCGCATTAACACGTCGCAAtgggtgtgcgtggttcaacgattttacatcTACTTTTCATTCGGTTTTATTTTTTCCTTTctatttatattgtttttatgattttttcgGAGTTGGTCGCTGGCAGTGGTGTGACATTGGTGCTACTTTGCATGGTTttacgcccccgccgcaacgcggggccTTAATACTAGTTTATATTTAAATTTCTATATTTTCTTTATAACCTTATTAATCAACATCCTTCCTCAAATACTTAATAAAAACCATTCGAACCCGTTACTTTTCCGGCCAATGAAAATGACCCTTAAGTATTGTCAAACACAAGGCTTCAAAAAATTGGTTGCAAGCCGGCACTTTGCATATCTTTGGTGGATATATTAGCTAATAATGTCATAAAAGTAGAAAAAGTAGGTTACCTATACACAACACATTGTTAACTCAGTTGCACCGATTCCCCTATAAATTGAACCACAAAACCTCAATATTCCTAACCAAACCAGCCCACAGCTTAATTCAACCTCGAACCATCTTCTTGAATCCAAATGGCACAACATCAAAAAACCTGCACAATCTTGATGATCCTAGTGGTCACAATGGCAGCCAGTGCAAAGGCTCAATCATCAGGGTGCACAAGTGTGCTGATTAGTATGTCACCATGCCTTAACTACATTTCGGGTAACACGTCAACACCATCGTCGGGATGTTGCACCCAACTGGCTAGTGTGGTCCGGTCTCAGCCGCAGTGCCTATGTCAAGTTCTTAACGGTGGTGGCTCGTCTTTGGGAATTAATATTAACCAGACTCAGGCTCTTGAGTTGCCTAAGGCTTGTAATGTCCAGACACCGCCAACTAGTCAATGCAATGGTAATGACCCAAACATTAACTTAGCAAGTTTTTCATTTAAATTATTGAATAAAATGATTTATAAAGGTTTATAAACTACAAACACATTATCAATCGAAAGTTTTTCTTACTTTACTTGGTAATCAATTGAAAGAAGGGACAAGGGTACTGTTAAACTTTGAGGTCAAATGCAATATGTTTGACCATAAAAGTCAAAGTTAGGTTAAACAAGGCCTAAAAAGGGTGACATTTATAAAACTTATTCattgttttatgttttcaaacTGGACAGCTGCGTCTCCAACCAACTCTCCTTCAGGAACACCTTCGGGTCCAGGACGCGAAACAAACACCGTGCCATCAACAGATAACGGTTCATCTGATGCTACTTCAATAAGATTCACAACCATTCCTATAGTATTATCGGTACTTGTTGCCATATACACTACGACGTTCTAAGCTATCCGCTTATCTTCCTTCAATTCTTACGTGTCGAGGGACATGCTATGTATGAAATTCTTTTTTGGCCAGTATTTGTATTACTTCGGAATAATATATTGATTTTTTAAGTATTCCTTTGAATTCCATGTGATCCTAGGCACAAAAAGATCATCCTAGGCACAAAAAGATCATCTTAGGATGGACAATCAGTCACATACAACTAACGTTAACTGCGAGAAACAAATAACCCGGGTCCTGGTATAAACATGGTTTATCAAATTTTTAACATCCATAGATCAATGATGAATCAAGTTGAAATTGAGTTAACCTCAACCAAGAGTAAAATAGATTGGTCAAACATTTGCCTTGTAGTTACTTTGTAACTTATTCCCAAAAAGATATTGAAGTCAAAACACAATACTTTTGAGCACCGAATCTCATATGCAAAGCTTGATTTTGAAGAAAAAGAATAGCATGTTACTACATTCTAATATTCCATACACATACATATAATAACAAGTCGCGTCTATGGTTCCTTCCTTCTATTAGAGCATATTTTGTTTTTTCTTTCGTGTTTTTAAGTACGTTTTCAGTTCGTCAACGTTTTAACagaaaattttgtttgaaaacaagtttggtaaaatataatacattttcattaATTCGAGTTTTACACGCGCAAAGATATTTACTAGTTAAACTATACGTAAAAAGGGAGGCGGTTGTGAGGTGAAAGCCACACCTATCTAAGCTTAAGCCCAATCATCAAGCCCAGTCTGGCCCACGTCAGTATATAAAAAATATTGACATGatatagggtatgtttggcaaaagtagctgatGACTGaaagctggtagctgtagctgaTAGCTAGTagtttttagatatatttggtgtttggcagagtagctggagcttttaataaaatatataaaatgaccaaatggacataactaaaaatttaaaaagtttgtccattaaaaagttcattatctttaaaggttaaaatagtcatttttcccctaaaagcttgtagcctCTTCTAAACactactagtaggagcgttcaaccaaaagcttcaagctcctaacctaaaatcttcaagctccttcaaccaaacgaAACTTTTGATTGGGTAGgagttttttcttaaaagcttaaagctagaagctcctaaaagctccatgccaaacgtACCCATAGCGTATTTTAGACTTTAGAGAATAAATAATCATGTATTCGGTTCAAATCTTCTTTCTCTTTCGGGTCCTAAACAGAATAACTAACATCAACAACATATAGTGTATCAGTGATTATATAATATAAAGAGGGGTTTGTTCAGTTATGGGTTAAAGCTGTACCTATAATAGTTGTTTTGGTCTTTAGATAAATTGCATAATCGACCGGTTTTATTATTAATGGTTCGCTTACTTAGGTTATTAAGAAAGATGGTTCGTTAATTCAGTTAACCATTAGCAATCTTATAAAGGAAAATAAACTACAACTAATATGTTATCATTAAATAAAAACTAGAATAACTAACCCGATTTATGACCAACGCGTTGCGACGTGAAAAGCATGTGGAAACAAAATTGAAATTAGAAAACTATTAAGGTTAAAATAGAAAAAGAACTTATGACAAATTGTTAATATTAAGGTTAAAATAGAAAAAGAATTTATGACAAATTGTTAAACTTGAAAAGAATACGGTTAAAAGTAAAcaaaagtcaaagaaaaagtcaaattAAGATGAATAGTAAATATGTGAGGGAAGAAAAGTTACAAAACTATAGATGGGTAACTATAACACAATTTATataatgtcttatttataaaacatatgAAGTAGTTGTTTAATGTTGATTTGGTTAATTCTACACATATAAGTATATAACCATAACAAAATCATAAAAATCAGTTATAAAACTACATGATAGTTGATTCATCACTTTTCTgttgttttgattattttatttcagtTATTTCGATTTTGATTATGTTATTCCATTTTTACCTACTTATATCTAAAGTTTAATAGTTATAAAGCAAATGAGGTCATGCTATATCAGACCAAATATGATGTTAGTGGGTAGTCAAATTGTTATCAGAGATAGCGCTTACAAACCCGCTGAAAAAACCCTAAATGGGGTGGCACGCCGCCAACACCTTGTCCAAACCCGAGTTTCATTCAAGTTCCTTAAAACTTTCTTCTTCATGTTAATGTTCAAGATAAGACCCAAGAGCGTCGCTGCGGTCACAACACAATCCACAACTGTCGAGTCACACTATTGTAATTAATCTAAATGTACTATTCaactaatttagatgcatcgttGTTACTCGACAACCTAAACGCATCCTTATACCTAGTTTATATAAAAGCTTTTGAGCTTAGTTTTTTTTAAAGTCAATGATAAATGCTAATTAAGTTTTTACACTATTTTTGCATTCTCGTTATTTATAATCGTGTCACTTTTTGAATCATAACCAATTAAATAATAAGATAAACGGCTCAGAATACTTACTACGCTTAATTTCCATGGCAAATTCGTTGAAATCATCCTCTCTAATAAATATTTTAGagttttctttttatattttttttgtaaccGTATTAACCAACGTCTTTACCTAAACACTTCAATCTATATTTTTTTCAGCCAGTGTAAACGACCCTCAAATAGTCTAAAAAAAAGTCAAACACATGCTTCAAAAGATCGGTCACCGACCCTTTGCATATCTTTAGCTAATAATGTCATAAAAGTAGAAAAATTAGGTCACCTATACACAACACCTCCTTATAACTCAGTTATACCAATTCCCCTATAAATTGAATCTCAATACCCTCAACCAACCCACAACTTCAATTGAACCTCCAAACATATTCTTGAACCGAAATGGCACAACACCAAAAAATCAGCACAATCTTGATGATCCTAGTGGTCACAATGGCAGCCTTATACGGCGGTGCAATGGCTCAGTCATCATCAGGGTGCACAAATGTGTTGATTAGTATGTCACCATGCCTGAACTACATTTCGGGTAACACATCAACACCGTCGTCAGGATGTTGCACCCAACTAGCTAGTGTGGTCCGGTCACAGCCACAATGCTTGTGTCAAGTTCTTAACGGTGGTGGCTCGTCTTTGGGAATTAATATTAACCAGGCTCAGGCTCTTGAGTTGCCTAAGGCTTGCAATGTCCAAACACCACCAACTAGTCAATGCAATGGTAATGATCTAACCATT of Helianthus annuus cultivar XRQ/B chromosome 1, HanXRQr2.0-SUNRISE, whole genome shotgun sequence contains these proteins:
- the LOC110877557 gene encoding non-specific lipid-transfer protein-like protein At2g13820, encoding MAQHQKISTILMILVVTMAALYGGAMAQSSSGCTNVLISMSPCLNYISGNTSTPSSGCCTQLASVVRSQPQCLCQVLNGGGSSLGININQAQALELPKACNVQTPPTSQCNAASPTNSPSGTPSGPGRDTNTVPSTDNGSSDATSIRFTTIPIIFSMLVAICATVF
- the LOC110877546 gene encoding non-specific lipid-transfer protein-like protein At2g13820 isoform X1, with protein sequence MAQHQKTCTILMILVVTMAASAKAQSSGCTSVLISMSPCLNYISGNTSTPSSGCCTQLASVVRSQPQCLCQVLNGGGSSLGININQTQALELPKACNVQTPPTSQCNAASPTNSPSGTPSGPGRETNTVPSTDNGSSDATSIRFTTIPIVLSVLVAIYTTTF
- the LOC110877546 gene encoding non-specific lipid-transfer protein-like protein At2g13820 isoform X2, yielding MAQHQKTCTILMILVVTMAASAKAQSSGCCTQLASVVRSQPQCLCQVLNGGGSSLGININQTQALELPKACNVQTPPTSQCNAASPTNSPSGTPSGPGRETNTVPSTDNGSSDATSIRFTTIPIVLSVLVAIYTTTF